One Fuerstiella marisgermanici DNA window includes the following coding sequences:
- a CDS encoding sulfatase family protein, which produces MRRVHLSVVTLLMQMSVCGFVAAAEVDVQKIDGAKPMNVVFILSDDHRYDVMSFLGHPWAETPAMDALAKEGVYFEKAMVTTSLCSPSRASILTGQYMHNHGVVDNNVLTPEGTVFFPEYLQAAGYTTGYFGKWHMGGHSDAPRPGFDKWVSFRGQGHYYPPEHLKKWSLNVDGKSVPQKGYITDELTDYALDWMDSSVKGGDKPFFVYLSHKGVHGMFHPAKRHEGRYKGKPLPKPKTMANTDENYRNKPMWLKNQRNSWHGVEFSYHQDTDIAEHYRLYCEALLSVDESIAKVRQWLKDNGLADNTMVLYMGDNGFQWGEHGLIDKRTAYEASMRVPLVGVCPNVWKPGTVVKEVVANIDIGPTILEAAGVKTPDQMDGQSFLQLAAGKTKAVDWRQNLLYEYYWEYNFPQTPTTFALRTPEYKFIQYHGVWDLDELYDMKNDPHEEHNLIFNDDQQPRIRKMRADLHKILAESDAARVPFSHKRSMGSNLRLKSGSEPADFPPQLLRNQNAKD; this is translated from the coding sequence ATGCGTCGAGTTCATTTATCCGTTGTGACCTTGCTGATGCAGATGTCGGTCTGTGGGTTTGTAGCCGCTGCAGAAGTTGACGTTCAGAAAATTGACGGCGCGAAGCCGATGAATGTCGTCTTTATACTGTCGGATGATCATCGCTATGACGTGATGAGTTTTCTCGGACATCCATGGGCCGAAACTCCCGCCATGGACGCTCTGGCAAAAGAAGGCGTGTACTTCGAAAAGGCAATGGTCACCACGTCACTGTGTTCGCCCAGTCGAGCGTCCATATTGACTGGTCAGTATATGCACAACCACGGCGTGGTCGACAATAACGTGCTCACGCCGGAAGGCACGGTCTTCTTTCCGGAATATCTGCAGGCGGCGGGCTACACGACCGGCTATTTCGGCAAGTGGCACATGGGCGGTCACTCCGATGCACCTCGCCCCGGGTTCGATAAATGGGTGTCGTTTCGCGGACAGGGGCATTACTACCCGCCAGAACACCTGAAGAAGTGGTCGCTGAACGTCGACGGCAAGTCGGTCCCTCAAAAAGGCTACATCACCGACGAACTCACCGACTACGCCCTCGACTGGATGGATTCATCTGTCAAAGGAGGCGACAAACCGTTCTTCGTGTATCTGTCGCACAAAGGCGTCCATGGAATGTTTCATCCGGCCAAACGCCACGAAGGGCGCTACAAGGGCAAGCCACTGCCAAAGCCGAAGACGATGGCCAACACCGATGAGAACTATCGCAACAAACCGATGTGGCTAAAGAACCAGCGTAACAGCTGGCACGGTGTTGAATTCTCATATCATCAGGACACCGACATCGCAGAACATTACCGCTTGTATTGCGAAGCGTTGTTGAGCGTCGATGAATCGATCGCGAAGGTTCGCCAGTGGCTGAAGGACAATGGCCTGGCCGACAACACGATGGTGCTGTACATGGGCGACAACGGATTTCAGTGGGGCGAACACGGACTGATCGACAAACGTACGGCGTACGAAGCATCGATGCGAGTTCCCCTGGTGGGCGTGTGCCCGAACGTGTGGAAGCCCGGCACCGTTGTGAAGGAGGTCGTCGCAAATATCGATATCGGCCCAACAATTCTCGAGGCGGCTGGCGTGAAGACGCCCGATCAAATGGACGGGCAAAGCTTTCTTCAACTGGCTGCCGGAAAGACGAAGGCTGTCGACTGGCGTCAAAATCTGTTGTACGAATATTACTGGGAATACAACTTCCCTCAGACACCAACAACGTTTGCGTTGCGAACACCGGAGTACAAATTCATCCAGTATCACGGCGTCTGGGACCTGGACGAACTCTACGACATGAAGAATGATCCTCATGAAGAGCACAACCTGATTTTCAACGATGATCAACAGCCTCGCATCCGAAAAATGCGAGCGGACCTGCACAAGATTCTGGCAGAATCCGATGCGGCTCGCGTGCCGTTCAGCCACAAGCGTTCGATGGGCTCTAACCTTAGATTAAAAAGCGGTTCGGAACCGGCTGACTTCCCGCCTCAGTTGTTGCGCAATCAAAACGCGAAGGATTGA
- the recA gene encoding recombinase RecA yields the protein MAKARSKSTPARSAPTGTDGKALLDNALGQIEKQFGEGSIMKLNATGSGGIPGISTGALSLDLALGGRGFPRGRIIELYGPESSGKTTLALHTIASAQKAGGIAAFIDAEHALDPSWARKIGVNLDDLLVSQPSYGEEGLQIAEMLIKSNAVDLIVVDSVAALVPKAELDGEIGDTHVGLQARMMSQAMRKLTGAISKAKTTVIFINQIREKIGVMFGSPETTPGGRALKFYSSARVDVRRISSLKDGDVQIGIRMRAKIVKNKVAPPFRIAEFDMYNTSGISMEADLLDLAVEEKIIDRSGSWFSYGKNKLGQGRDRARTFLEENPDVVIEVRNKVLAAKGFPTTPAEASDAEIVEEQS from the coding sequence ATGGCAAAAGCGAGAAGCAAATCGACACCGGCACGGAGCGCACCAACAGGTACCGATGGCAAAGCGCTGCTGGACAACGCCCTCGGGCAGATTGAGAAGCAGTTCGGCGAAGGCTCCATCATGAAGCTGAATGCCACCGGGTCGGGTGGTATTCCAGGGATTTCAACTGGCGCACTGTCGCTGGACCTGGCCCTGGGCGGACGAGGTTTTCCGCGCGGCCGCATCATCGAACTTTACGGACCTGAATCCAGCGGTAAAACCACGCTGGCTCTGCACACGATCGCGAGTGCTCAAAAGGCCGGCGGGATCGCAGCGTTCATCGATGCGGAACATGCACTGGATCCTTCGTGGGCGCGAAAAATTGGCGTGAACCTGGATGACCTGCTGGTGAGTCAGCCATCGTACGGTGAAGAAGGTCTGCAGATTGCCGAGATGCTGATCAAGTCGAACGCCGTCGACTTAATCGTGGTGGATTCCGTTGCGGCACTTGTGCCGAAAGCGGAACTGGACGGCGAGATTGGCGATACTCATGTGGGCCTGCAGGCACGGATGATGAGCCAGGCGATGAGGAAGCTGACGGGCGCGATATCCAAGGCGAAGACCACGGTAATCTTCATCAACCAGATTCGTGAAAAGATCGGTGTGATGTTCGGCAGCCCGGAAACGACGCCCGGCGGTCGAGCTCTGAAGTTCTACAGTTCGGCTCGCGTCGACGTGCGGCGGATTTCGTCGCTGAAGGATGGAGACGTACAAATCGGTATTCGCATGCGTGCGAAAATCGTGAAGAACAAAGTTGCTCCGCCGTTTCGTATTGCTGAGTTCGACATGTACAACACCAGCGGCATCAGCATGGAAGCTGACCTGCTGGATCTGGCGGTTGAAGAAAAAATCATCGACCGCAGCGGAAGCTGGTTTAGCTACGGCAAGAATAAACTCGGGCAAGGCCGGGACCGCGCGCGAACTTTTCTGGAAGAGAACCCGGATGTCGTGATCGAAGTGCGGAATAAAGTTCTGGCAGCGAAGGGATTTCCGACAACACCGGCAGAAGCTTCGGACGCCGAGATTGTTGAGGAACAGTCCTAA